The genomic stretch AAGAGACGGGGCCAGGAGCCCACGCGAGCCGTATGGTTTTCACTTTACGGGAAGCTGTGTCCATCTTGTCTCCTTACAGGCGTCGGAGACTCTCTTGAAGGATCATTACGTCGCTCTGCGGGACCGTCCGTTCTATGATCGCCTGGTGAAGTATATGGGCTCCGGACCTGTGGTGGCCATGGTAAGGACGGGCAGTGACGGGTGATTAGAAGCAGTCCTCCTTCTTTGTTATCATCTAAGGGGCAAACCTGGTGTTTACAGGTCTGGCAGGGCCTGGACGTGGTGAAGACTGCCCGCCTGATGCTTGGCGAGACCAATCCAGCCGACTCATTGCCGGGCACCATTCGCGGAGATTTCTGTGTGGACGTCAGCAGGTAAAATACCTGGAAGTAGAGGACTTGTCCGAGTTACCAGTATGTGCTGTCCCCTGTTAGTGAATTTGTCAGGTGGCCGTAGATGTCGCCATAATCAGTAATGATCTCAGTGTGGACGGCGACGGTTTGCTATAATCGTGTCCAATCGAAAGGCCCCTTTTCACTGGCCGAGCATCAGGgaggctcgttagcgattatctggtggtgtaaaggtgccgccgattaccGAGCGAAACACTGGTTCATCGGGTAATATGATCGCTTGTGTAGGCACCTAAATTGTCGTTTGCTGGCGGCAGGTCGTACCAAACAATGATCCAGTATGGGGAGGACGGATTGCGTTAgaaatcactcctccccatactgtggagaagatcactgcatgtaaatacagaggtctccttcactgttgagcaggcgattgccgttaaagggagtctgtcaccacattttagcatgttagaccgttaaaatagggttatgtgatccagccagaacataaaaacggtacctttgtggtagaaaacggacttttcaatttgcagaaaacgaagttataagattatcttctgagccctctcaagtgcccagggcggtctctcaatcctcggagccccaggcaggcacctcctaaacggctgataactccgccctccgtacgcctctgcccgcccgtttactccctcccctgtccctttccactgcggctgtgcggtacaaatcgtagcgggcgcatgcgcaataggtattgcgatgccctgccaggagcgggcatcgcattgcgcatgcgcccgctacgatttgtaccgcacagccgcagtggaaagggacaggggaggggagtaaacgggcgggcagaggcgcacggagggtggagttatcagccgtttaggaggtgcctgcctggggctccgaggattgagagaccgccctgggcacttgagagggctcagaagataatcttataacttcgttttctgcaaattgaaaagtccgttttctaccacaaaggtaccgtttttatgttctgggtggatcacataaccctattttaacggtctaacatgctaaaatgtggtgacagactccctttaaggaaggGTTCCTTCTTGACAATCGTCTGCTGTAActagcagtgtaaaggggccttaaccccttaaaggggttgtccgggttcagagctgaacccggacatacccttattttcaccccggcagccctcctgagcctggcatcggagcatctcatgctccgatgcgctcccgtgccctgcgctagatcgcgcagggcacaggctcttgtgtttacaataacacactgccgggcggtaacttccgcccagcagtgtgttcggtgacgtcaccggctctgaggggcgggctttagctctgccctagccgttttactggctagggcagagccaaatcccgcccatcagtgccggtgacgtcaccggggttcctgtcagccccatagagagccccggtacgtcaccggaactcagaaaatgcctttgccctgtgcgatttagcgcagggcaaaggagagcatcggagcatgaactgctccgatgctcatgtcaggggggctgccagggggaaaatggaggtatgtccaggttcagctctgaacctggacaacccctttaaggaccctgggattttccatttttgcgtttgtttttcactccccgccttcccatactcctaactttttttttttctccattcatATAGCCTAATGAGGGCTTATTttatgcgggacaagttgtactttctaatggcaccatttcacagttgcataccatgtagtagggagcggggaaaaattccaaatggggtagaattgggaaaaatcaCAATTActataaaggtttttttttattttttacactacactatgcggtaaaatggacctgttatcttcattctccaggtcagtacggtttcAACGATACCACATTTTTCTTGcggtttaatactgaaaaaataaattaaaaccattatggaaaaaaatgttttttgtttgtttttttgtttgtttttttcataaccatattctgaccccctataacttttttttttttgtagctatgtgtacagggctctgtgagggctcattttttgtgggacaatcagTTCTTTTCAGAGCTAGGGTAgcatgtactatatatatattacacccaTCAGCTTCATGTTAGTTCTCTCGAGATCAAAAGAGGTGTAACCTAAATTTTATAAGGTTGCCAAATGCTATATACAACATATATGATGACCAAGTAACAATCTAAACATGGTTGCATAATCCCATAGGCAGCAAAAAGTGGTTGGGGTATACCCATAGAGGCAATGCCCCCTTTGAAACGTATGTCGGGGTACTCTTGTTCCTCCCCAGTCCTGGGTTAGTAAGTTACTTGGTCTTGCCTCTGTGTTTTTGATATTTTGATTTGCCTTATACCCTagagccaggcatgctcaacctgtggctctccagctgttgcaaaactacaacccccagcatgctcgaacaggctacagcagggcatggtgggagctgtagttttacaacagctggagggccgcaggttgagcatccctgccctagagCAATGCTTTGGTTCGGTGTTTGAGCCGGATTATATAGAAGTAATGATTGTATACCCCAACCTATGGGATTATGCGACATGTTTAGATTGTTACTTGGTCATCATATATGTTGTATATAGCATTTGGCAACCTTATAAAATTTAGGTTACACCTCTTTTGATCTCGAGAGAACTAACATGAAGCTGAtgggtgtataatatatatatagtacatgcTACCCTAGATTTTGGGGGGATTATAGTTCATAGCACTCATCTGCATCGTTTTTATCATGTCACATAGATGTCATGTACGTTATTTGGATCATATCTCTTCGGTTGGTCTGGTTGTAGTGTAGCAGCGTGACACTCCAGTCTTATGTCACGTAGCCTTAGCTAAATCTGCCGAGGTGGCATCATCCGTGCCGAGCGCTTTACTAGTTACGAGTGGGGTGGTGGCAGTGCATGCGTCTCAGCGATTGGGGATCAGACATACATTTCCATATGCTACTAAATGGCACAGTGCCCATTCCTCCCCCTGTTGTCAGCCCCATAGGAGTGGCCGCTGGACTCCGCTGCATTACTTGGTTTAAATTTTCTCTTCCAGGAACGTGATCCATGGCAGCGACTCCAGAGAGAGCGCGCAGCGCGAGATTTCTCTCTGGTTCAGACCCGACGAGATTGTCTGCTGGCAGGACCACGCCGAGAGCTGGATCTACGAGTAAACTGAGTGCGGAGCTGTTTCATATTACCAAGGGCTTTTTCTGTTAGGATCAAATCTAAGGGTTCCGTTACAcgtgaagcgttccttcccggcaatcgcctgcacGCTAGCGggggagaccgctgctattacatgcagcaatctcctccttagTATGGGGAAGagggatcgctaatgccatcgctcatcctcatcctgaatcattgtttgccggcagcagatggtaattatacagcacgatctgccgccaaCAACCAAGGATTTTTAAACCTTCTAAAGATTACATTTTACCCCATGAAAGAAtgtttgctcgttcatctggtaatcatcggcagtattacactgccagatcattgctaacgagcgttactATGAATCTTCACGATTATCTTCTAGTGTGATAGGGTCTTAAGGGGGGAAAACATGAATGTAAGGGGTATCAGATTAGGCAACGTTTACCCCGGGGCATTTATTCTGAGTTCCGTCCACAAAGCACTTATATCTTATGTGTCCCCTGATTGGTATTGAGTCTTGGTCAATCTTAAGTGCGCCGTCACTCTCTTGGGGAAAATATGAAATAGGGCCGTGGGCATAAGGCCTCACTCAGGCGGCCATATTGCACCTCTGTAGTATTTTGGCTGTAGCACTCGGACTCCCTGAGGTTCTGCTGAAGTGAACAGAGCATGAGTCAGCAGGATCAGATCAAACCTGCTGCCTGGTagtgttgatcctgctgattaaaataataCCTTTCTTTAAAATCCATGTCTACGTTTATGAGGAGGGTTTAGTGCACCAAGGGGTGTGTCCTGCCCCCTCCACACGCCTCAGCCCCTCCGCTACTCCCCAATCTTCATGCCAGGCAACCCCTATCTTTCCTGGCCCTGTAATACTGCGCACGCGCCATTGACTCTTAAAGCATGTGCAGCTAGGGTCTCGGCGTTGGAATAAGCCGACCAGTGTATGGTGCATTTGCCAATTGATAGTTCAGGAGGACAGAAGACTTTAACAAGAGGTATCTGTTTAATTAGCAACATCAACCCTATTGGGCTGTATGTCTGGTTtgatggggttgatcctgctgactagatgttattttttttttaaggcgtcCTATATCCCTGTGGTTCCATAAGTTCAGTTCATTAGAATCGTGAGAGGAGTCTGAATGTTACCACCAAATGATGGGCCCCCAGTCATGAGGCATAAGCCGTTCTTGTGTAAAGCAGCACGGGTGAGCAGCCACGTTCATCACgtggaaggggtggtggtaggcagcagtacaacttcacaCAAGAAGTTAGCTGCTATATTCGTTTTCTTTTAAGATGCATTAAAGGGTCCTATACATCTAGATACGCCCCACTGCCCATTTCCCTCCATGAGGCTGGAGGTGTCTTTTAACCCTTCAAATATCTAGCGATATGGGATAAGTTAAGTCCTCCAGGTCTCCCTATccggccccccccccatatgccctaATTGACAGCCCCATCCTTGTCCCACGTCTTTAGCATCCACACCGCCTGTGCCCAGCGTGTGCGCACTACGCTTTCTGCCATAGGTAATGACCCCGAGGACATACTGTGTGTGCGCCAGTTTTCTAGGTGGTTACCAGGTAGAAATAGGCTGGTGCTGTTAGTCACGGCAAAAAGAGAGCAGTTGCCCAGATGGGCACTGCTGCTGCGGCCACATGTCTTTGCACTGAATGGACACCTAGGTAATATGTCTGGGGgtcgattttatttttttggcttaCTCCCTAATGATGTTTACAGCGGGATTATATCTCATCCCCTACTTGAATGTCGCTGTCCTCCCAGCCAGACTGACTGCAGTAACGGCCGCACAGGCCTGATCACTACCATTgtcttgattttatatttttaaatcctCCTCTTCACTCTTAGGGTAACGCTTGAATGTATTAGTTTTGTAGAACCTCCATATTATCTTGCTGCTCGCCGCAGTCAGGGTAAGCTGAGAGCCCCAGATCCATGGGTTGTCACCATCATTTATAAGCCAACAGCAAGGCTGTATGTCAGTGTCATCCTGGGCAAAATGTCAAATTCTGCCTGCGCATCGGCCCTTTTGAAACCTGCCACTCCCGTAAAAGTTTTGCATCcctttaaggccgaatgcacacggctgtgagcgatccgtggaaccacgggctggattcctgctgagagcaggagcgcatgccTTCcgtggttgctatgacgccgtgcgctccctgctgccgccgcaatacagtaatacactggtgcattcggcctaagtagTTGTACAGAAAAAATGGCTActttcttaaagaaaaaaaatgccccaCCTGTCTATGGGTTGCATCTGCAGCACGTCTTCATGAGGCTAAACATGCGGAcagttgtgtgtgtgtggttttgtTGTTTTAAAGAAAGCAGTTTTTCGAACCCTTTAAAGCTGGCAGTTCCTAAAgcctttaaagtgtttttttcaccCGGGGACCTTTTCTACAAACCCACCAAGAATGGTAATAATTATCTGATCCCTGCTGCTTTGGTTTCGGCTCCATCTCTGCCCCATCGGCTCTGCAGGTCCAAGGTCTCCTTGTATCCACATCTGTTTTGACGTGAATCTTGTGACCACTGCAGCTAATgactggcagcagcagtgaccGTCACCTGGGAGAGACCCAGGACCTGCGGAGCCAGGAACCCACCGGCTGGGGTCGCTTAGGTATGGTTACCAATGTGGGTCCATGCTGGGGGAATGGGTCTGTTAAAAGGGTCCCTGgtggtgaacaacccctttaagtagaatgCATCTAGGTTACCAGGCAGTTGCACCATGAGCTGCCTGCAGCTATCCAGCAGATTTCTGCGCTATCCTCTGTaggcagatactgatgacctgcttacagtataggtcatcagtggaaaaagtcttggaaaacccctttaatatgctgtGGATTTACTGCACAAAAATTTGCAATGGCAAGTCTGCAGCATATCAGTTCTATGTGGATGTACCATGGATGCCCACGGATGTACTGTTATTGCGGTCTTTATGACCAGGTGCATCCATGTCCAGCATGGTTGGGgtgaggctagggctacacaatgacTTGTGTCGCACAACATGTATTGTAATGattgtctatggtgtcgcactgtgacatgcgaaATGACAGTCGCAAAAATCCTTCCAAGTTGGATTTCAGTGCGACTGCCGTGttacagttgcagcatgtcgcatgacgatcattacaaaaagtgtagccCTACCCTACGAGCTGTAAATGGGTTCCAAAGATGAGACTCTTATCTGAAGGCTTTATCCATATTTCCAGATCCGTTCCCTGCAGCCTTCGTATGTGAAATCAGCCTGAGCCTATTTTTGGCGTCCATTAAATA from Bufo gargarizans isolate SCDJY-AF-19 chromosome 8, ASM1485885v1, whole genome shotgun sequence encodes the following:
- the NME3 gene encoding nucleoside diphosphate kinase 3, translating into MICLVLTVFAHIFPAAWTGINERTFLAIKPDGYQRRLVGEIIRRFEKKGFQLVAMKLMQASETLLKDHYVALRDRPFYDRLVKYMGSGPVVAMVWQGLDVVKTARLMLGETNPADSLPGTIRGDFCVDVSRNVIHGSDSRESAQREISLWFRPDEIVCWQDHAESWIYE